From Bdellovibrio sp. KM01:
CATCGACAATCCTTCCGAGGTTCCACAAACTGCAAACCCAGTTCCGTTCCCTAAGGATTGGAAAAAGATCGTCTATAAAGATGTCAGCTTTGCCTATGGCAAGGACATGATTCTTAAGAACGTAAACCTTGAAATCAATCGCGGTGAAGTTGTTGCCTTAGTCGGCGCCAGTGGCAGCGGTAAATCCACGATCGTAAACTTGTTGGAAAGATTTTTTGATGCCACTTCCGGCGAAATTCTGATCGATGGCGTGAATATCAGAGATATCGGGTTGGTTGAACTTCGCCGCAATATCGCCTTGGTAACTCAAGATGTGTTCTTGTTCAGCGATACAATCGAAAAGAATATCTGGGCCGGTGATTACAATCGCGATCGCGAAGATGTTCAAAAAATGGCAAAACTTGCTAACGCCCATGACTTCATCATGAAAACTCCTCAGGGCTATCAAAGCCGTGTGGGTGATCGTGGAAACTTGCTTTCTGGTGGTGAAAAACAACGCGTAAGCATTGCGCGCGCGATGTTTAAAGATGCACCCGTCTTGATTCTGGATGAAGCAACAAGTGCATTGGATACTGCGAGTGAAATCGAAGTTCAAAAAGGACTTGATCACTTGATGGAAGGTCGTACGGCTTTGGTGATTGCTCACCGTCTGTCGACAATCCAAAAAGCAGATAAGATCGTCGTCATGAGATCCGGCGAAATCGTGGAAATCGGCACTCATGCGAGCCTTCTTTCACTTAAGGGCGAGTACCACAATTTCCATAGTCTTCAGCATAACTAGTTTACTTAAACTGTTCTGAAAGCCACTTCATCACATGCGGCATACGGCAACTCCAATAGGCCGTCGCGTGTGAGTTGTCCGTACCACAATCCTTGATGCCAATTTCAAACTCTGGATGAGCTTTCTTAAGCTCTTCGATGAACTTCTTGGTATCCGGAGTGTCAGTTAGAAACGGATCTTTGGAGCCAATCTCCAGACGGAAGTTTTTAAACGGCAGACAGCGGTCACTGCCGGGTTTTTTTAACTTCTCACAGATATGACGTGCGCTGCGCCCTTCAAAGTCTTTTCCCACACCATAGGAGTAATAGTCTTCTTTAGGTTGCGAGCTGTTACTATTGGGCGTCCAAATTTCTGCTGGCGTTCGAAATACCGGGCTCATTGAATAAACGGTGCATATGAGCTGGGGGTTGCTTAATCCCAACTGCAAAGCCCCGTTGCCACCCATGGAAATTCCAAACAAAGCACGATCACAAGGCTCGTTCTTAATGACCGGATACTTTTCTTCAATATGTTTAATCAGATCCTTGGTCACCATGTCAGCCATCTTCACTTTGGAAATAGCACCATTCATCCAATAGTGACTTTGTCCATTTGGAGCAAAGATTAAAAATGGTCTGCCACCATCGCGTACGACTTTGTCGTAGGATTCAAGTCCCCCTGTATAGATTAGTGAATCCCTGTCGCCACCCCTGCCATGCAAAAAGATCGCATAAGGGTAACGTGATCCCCCATCCTGGACGTATCCAGGAGGAACGATGACGTTGTAATCGACGTTATTTTTTAAACTTTGTGAATAAAAACTATTCGAAAAACAGCGCGTGATAAATATCCGTTGGTTCAAAATCTTTTCATCGAATGGCTGACATTTGTCCGAGTTGGCGAATCCAAAAGATGAAAACAGAAAAATTGAAGTAACAAGAAATAGACATTTCATATCCGTCTACGATACCACATCACATTTTCGTTTCAATTTGGGGCAGCAATTAAACATCGGAAATTACGAAGATATTCAGTTTG
This genomic window contains:
- a CDS encoding alpha/beta hydrolase family protein, giving the protein MKCLFLVTSIFLFSSFGFANSDKCQPFDEKILNQRIFITRCFSNSFYSQSLKNNVDYNVIVPPGYVQDGGSRYPYAIFLHGRGGDRDSLIYTGGLESYDKVVRDGGRPFLIFAPNGQSHYWMNGAISKVKMADMVTKDLIKHIEEKYPVIKNEPCDRALFGISMGGNGALQLGLSNPQLICTVYSMSPVFRTPAEIWTPNSNSSQPKEDYYSYGVGKDFEGRSARHICEKLKKPGSDRCLPFKNFRLEIGSKDPFLTDTPDTKKFIEELKKAHPEFEIGIKDCGTDNSHATAYWSCRMPHVMKWLSEQFK